One segment of Anopheles stephensi strain Indian chromosome 3, UCI_ANSTEP_V1.0, whole genome shotgun sequence DNA contains the following:
- the LOC118510425 gene encoding uncharacterized protein LOC118510425, giving the protein MIKFICLLALVAVVAAMPNAPIEKREAVAPEAVKVTLEKDAPVPESAVEAKDDLDNAETFGFGYRKIIHVGVPYYSGYHYYPRYFHGGYHGYHGYGHFW; this is encoded by the exons ATGATCAAG TTCATTTGCCTGCTTGCCCTCGTCGCTGTGGTGGCCGCGATGCCCAACGCACCGATCGAGAAGCGTGAAGCAGTTGCACCGGAAGCGGTGAAGGTGACGCTCGAAAAGGATGCTCCCGTCCCGGAAAGTGCGGTCGAGGCCAAGGACGATCTGGACAATGCCGAAACGTTTGGCTTCGGATATCGCAAGATCATCCACGTTGGAGTGCCGTACTACTCGGGCTATCACTATTATCCTCGCTACTTCCACGGCGGCTATCACGGTTACCATGGATACGGACACTTCTGGTAA
- the LOC118510426 gene encoding uncharacterized protein LOC118510426 has protein sequence MFKVLCLLAVVVVVSAGVAQPRAAFQQPRIVRREAVAPAERKELVEAVEDKDDMEQAETFGFGFHKVVHVYPSFYPGYYGYGYPDYYYNYYGPYF, from the exons ATGTTCAAG GTGCTGTGTTTGCTTGCTGTTGTCGTGGTAGTGTCGGCTGGAGTTGCCCAGCCAAGGGCCGCTTTCCAACAGCCTCGAATCGTGCGACGTGAAGCGGTTGCGCCAGCAGAACGCAAGGAGCTTGTGGAAGCCGTTGAGGATAAGGATGATATGGAGCAGGCGGAAACGTTCGGGTTCGGATTCCATAAGGTGGTCCACGTTTATCCGAGCTTTTACCCGGGATACTATGGATACGGCTATCCCGATTACTACTACAATTACTACGGACCGTACTTCTAG
- the LOC118510428 gene encoding uncharacterized protein LOC118510428 isoform X3 yields MLKLLCLFAVVVVVAAMPHAPAWPAPGPVPVGRIVKREVKEPQRLDLEQPQEGAGNAAVSADDDMDKAETFGFGYHHYYSYPRYYYPSYYYGYYPRYHYGYYW; encoded by the exons ATGTTGAAG CtcctgtgtttgtttgctgtggtaGTGGTCGTAGCAGCGATGCCCCATGCACCAGCATGGCCAGCACCAGGTCCAGTTCCAGTGGGAAGAATCGTGAAGCGCGAAGTGAAGGAACCTCAGAGACTCGATCTAGAACAACCTCAGGAAGGAGCTGGCAACGCCGCCGTTTCCGCTGACGATGATATGGATAAGGCAGAGACATTCGGGTTCGGCTACCAT cactactactccTACCCCAGATACTACTATCCGAGCTACTACTACGGATATTATCCTCGATACCACTACGGTTACTACTGGTAG
- the LOC118510428 gene encoding uncharacterized protein LOC118510428 isoform X2 gives MLKLLCLFAVVVVVAAMPHAPAWPAPGPVPVGRIVKREVKEPQRLDLEQPQEGAGNAAVSADDDMDKAETFGFGYHHYYSYPRYYYPSYSYGFYPRYHYGYYW, from the exons ATGTTGAAG CtcctgtgtttgtttgctgtggtaGTGGTCGTAGCAGCGATGCCCCATGCACCAGCATGGCCAGCACCAGGTCCAGTTCCAGTGGGAAGAATCGTGAAGCGCGAAGTGAAGGAACCTCAGAGACTCGATCTAGAACAACCTCAGGAAGGAGCTGGCAACGCCGCCGTTTCCGCTGACGATGATATGGATAAGGCAGAGACATTCGGGTTCGGCTACCATCACTACTACTCCTACCCCAGATACTACTATCCGAGCTATTCGTATGGATTCTATCCTCGATACCATTACGGCTACTACTGGTAG
- the LOC118510427 gene encoding uncharacterized protein LOC118510427 — protein sequence MLKLLCLFAVVVVVAAMPHAPAWPAPPGPAPMGRIVKREVKEPQRLDLEQPQEGAGNAAVSADDDMDKAETFGFGYHHYYSYPRYYYPSYYYGYYPHYDYGYYW from the exons ATGTTGAAG CtcctgtgtttgtttgctgtggtaGTGGTCGTAGCAGCGATGCCCCATGCACCAGCATGGCCAGCACCACCAGGTCCAGCTCCGATGGGAAGAATCGTGAAGCGCGAAGTGAAGGAACCTCAGAGACTCGATCTAGAACAACCTCAGGAAGGAGCTGGCAACGCCGCCGTTTCCGCTGACGATGATATGGATAAGGCAGAGACATTCGGGTTCGGCTACCATCACTACTACTCCTACCCCAGATACTACTATCCCAGCTACTACTACGGATATTATCCTCACTACGATTACGGCTACTACTGGTAG
- the LOC118510428 gene encoding uncharacterized protein LOC118510428 isoform X1 codes for MFKVLCLFAVVVVVAAMPHAPAWPAAPGPAPMGKIVKREVKEPQSIDLEQPKEGAGNAAVSADDDMDKAETFGFGYHHYYSYPRYYYPSYYYGYYPRYHYGYYW; via the exons ATGTTCAAA GTTCTGTGTCTGTTTGCTGTGGTAGTGGTTGTAGCAGCGATGCCCCATGCACCAGCATGGCCAGCAGCACCAGGTCCAGCTCCGATGGGAAAAATCGTGAAGCGCGAAGTGAAGGAACCTCAGAGCATCGATCTAGAACAACCTAAAGAAGGCGCTGGCAATGCCGCCGTTTCCGCTGACGATGATATGGATAAGGCAGAAACATTCGGGTTCggctaccaccactactactccTACCCCAGATACTACTATCCGAGCTACTACTACGGATATTATCCTCGATACCACTACGGTTACTACTGGTAG
- the LOC118510429 gene encoding uncharacterized protein LOC118510429: protein MFKLLCVCAILAVVAAFPAEIEPPAANQDGIAQRDGAAEIVGRDAPGAEATVEAQDDMDKAETFGFGYHKYIHVYPRYYPRYYYGGFYPRYYYGHYGHYW, encoded by the exons ATGTTCAAG CTACTCTGCGTGTGCGCTATCCTGGCCGTAGTTGCCGCCTTCCCGGCAGAAATTGAGCCACCAGCAGCTAATCAGGACGGAATAGCACAGCGTGACGGTGCTGCAGAGATCGTCGGTCGGGATGCACCAGGCGCCGAAGCAACCGTGGAAGCACAGGACGATATGGACAAAGCGGAAACGTTTGGCTTCGGTTACCACAAATACATTCACGTGTATCCGAGATACTATCCACGGTACTACTACGGTGGTTTCTACCCACGGTACTACTACGGACACTACGGTCACTACTGGTGA